ATTTAGGCTACGCTAATCCGGCGGCAAGAAGCTTTAACGCGGCTATCGCGCCGCCGCTGCCCGTTAAAACCGTACGCGCATTTTGTAAAGCGAAACTGCAAACGCCGCTTATATCTCTTCTCCGAACGTATCCTCATAAAGCAGGTATATTTCGTCTTCCGTCCTGCCTTTTATCTCTTTTTCGTAAAAATCCTCATAGCCGGCCGTTTCATAAAATATTTCAAGGGCGGCTATCATATTTTCAAGCTTCTGCTTATCCATATCAAAACCCTCTAAATTTTCTCAAAATCCGTCTTATCAACTTCGCACATCGGGCAGATCCAGTCCTCGGGCAATTCATCAAAGGTTACGCCGGGCAAAATGTCCTGCGTCTTATCGCCGACAGCCGGATCATAAACATATCCGCAAACAATGCATCTGTATTTATCCATAAAAATCCCCCCATGTTTTAAAAAACATTACTGCATATCTTTCGGCATACCTGCATAAACGAAGCCCTTTTCCGCATCAACCGATATAAACGTGCCGTTTTTAATCAAATCGGTTACGCAACTGTTGCATATAACCACAGGAACGTCGAGGGCATGGGCGATTATTTCCGCATGGCTGCCTTCAACCTGATCCATAGGTCCGACAACTATAGCGCTTGCCTGCTTTGCAAACGGAAGGAGATCGTTTGTGGTATACGGCGTTACAAGCACGTCGCCTTTTTTAAACTTTTTAAGCGCCTCGTCGATAACCTTAATAACTGTCGCCTGTCCCGACGCCGATTTTCCGCCTATTCCCGTTCCCTTGCAAATAACGTCGCCCACTATCTCAACGCGCATTGTATTTGTGGAACCCGAAACGCCGACAGGAACGCCAACGGCAATTACGACAGTATCGCCGTTAACGGCAAGGCCGCTTTTTACGGCAGTTTCCATTGCAAGCTCAAAAACTTTGCCGTCGTCAAGTATCCTTTCAAGAAGCACAGGGCGGCATCCCCAGACAAGATTTAACTGCCTCCACACCCTTTCATTGAAAGAACTTGCCGCGATAGGGCATGTCGGCTTGAATTTCGATATCATTCTTGCCGTGAAACCGCTTTTCGTAACCGTAGATATACACGCCGTTTTAAGTTCGGCCGCCGTTGTGCAGGCCGCATAGCTTATGGCGTTTGTGATGTTGGTTTGTTCTGGGTAAAACTGCTGGTGGAGCCTCTTTATATAATTTATACTTCCTT
This genomic window from Anaerotignum faecicola contains:
- a CDS encoding rubredoxin, producing MDKYRCIVCGYVYDPAVGDKTQDILPGVTFDELPEDWICPMCEVDKTDFEKI